A region of Oncorhynchus masou masou isolate Uvic2021 chromosome 29, UVic_Omas_1.1, whole genome shotgun sequence DNA encodes the following proteins:
- the LOC135519395 gene encoding methyl-CpG-binding domain protein 5-like isoform X1: protein MNRIKKVGLCAEGKPPPVEVPIGWQRRITHSGVVYISPSGLVLACLEQVKSYLLTDGTCKCGLECPLIIHKIFNFDTGAAVKQRTVEDARADANVTKLCIHKRKVITVATLHRSMESPHPTLASVGTGAAAMGPLSHQAIRNNMHNGPPNSVALDGRNPNKTGMSVSGQQYYNHELDSPPQRDLYLGYSRTRLGGSEHSSQQRSPYHSRHSVLLSPSSSNSCCSQHYGDRAPSPRTEPLGSPDPNMLGFHGPCSPGSVHMNGDRFTHLSPPRILHHGSPSASQPLCAMSGRTNVPNSPVVNAKSLNMQPSCSFPHDFQHKPQPACHPQSHFSLSQLPPCILQKKQMTSEKDPLGILDPIPSKAPSQGPLVPNISGLQHNAQSQVPPMNVNIPPASVPLPSNLPLPTGKSGPVGHGHRVQHHPILSSASSSPIMSPAHMAGPVLAKVESPHRSRCLSTSSEHGSFAHSTRGLQVPCGGSKPLPRSSQASSGSPRPAMPQGSAYKMGNLHHLNDTPNQLPGGMNIGLSRHPNSMYRPAPGSDSILQKNHSVGMPLNQMLDQQNPASFPASSLLSAAAKAQLVNQNKHTDSTLGADAEARSGSSLGHPGLVGGGRGGNLDGHSTLNQRHLPNPGPLASEFQSGRAALRDKLMGMVQQREANRKRKLSSDGSSGGINNDRAFDVLKHPMGGSGSSSSSFPETLRRMLQQGCLPPNTSMAQLLQSMSHQSAHNGPSHVGQSPAKSGKSPFLEEALPQMSTLQQSLQGHQIQARAKIRGFQNMNSDGQISGQDLNMEQFNRPINQMQDPTLTGNFGVLGYNGGQHAAMGSMQGNPNPHQQQQFGLHQKPSQAQGNPHFRGRAGLPPMMSNGGVQALSESGEVSSSLSCELRQAREESLHSLIRNSQAHTLQQQRLQPLVQGQHQGLTQGPGQHYMQGQQQHRFQCQVSHSDAPLPDDASSNPMNSLLQSFQVDLPETIPLPNRTIMSRLGMMSMSQPGAPCHQKGHKEYQAAEDLPGGGGEVIDTIHRAAMGTASKSTFNVITSSGASGTFAASVVGEPVDLSHAVNSVIHGPLRSYQEPVPEPRHQPKVGRPRKKTPERNNSFSPVAMEAPARFCSPRHGAQRRQWDGQAEGQEQAGLWRNDELLQPFSLDQSRNGTYPERPKSQAQVHFGPQDQTTLHFPSDLYAHMNGNGRVLTSGRLHSRHPSLSPGSSSVPPEGLFTKDYSHYNEHLNGQLNGNHYNGHYNGHLNGSLSGEEDLRPGDSPSSSEGLPLHHRPRTPAHYPGDLLWGQGKGFPPWPSKIGSEGHMYSPGMVNDMQGKVESEKFQRTLTEDLDTLHKANKITRNGRKWNNHLEAAIQEAMCELDKMTGNISQRDRQVKTTKPKRRKISR, encoded by the exons ATGAACAGAATCAAGAAGGTGGGGCTGTGTGCTGAGGGGAAGCCGCCCCCGGTTGAAGTCCCTATAGGTTGGCAGCGCAGAATCACCCACAGCGGGGTTGTCTACATAAG TCCCAGTGGCTTAGTCCTAGCCTGTCTGGAGCAGGTGAAGAGCTACCTGCTGACTGATGGCACCTGTAAGTGTGGCTTGGAGTGTCCTCTCATCATTCATAAG ATATTCAACTTTGACACCGGGGCGGCTGTCAAGCAGAGGACTGTTGAGGATGCCAGAGCCGATGCTAATGTCACCAAGCTGTGTATCCACAAGAGGAAGGTCATCACCGTGGCAACCCTGCACAGGAGCATGGAGTCACCACACCCCACTCTGGCCAGTGTTGGCACTG GCGCTGCAGCTATGGGTCCTTTGAGTCATCAAGCAATAAGGAACAATATGCACAATGGTCCACCCAACTCTGTGGCTCTTGATGGCAGGAATCCcaacaagacaggaatgtcagtttctggtcaacagtactatAACCATGAACTGGATTCTCCCCCTCAGAGGGATCTGTACTTGGGGTACAGCAGGACAAGGCTGGGGGGCAGCGAACACAGTAGCCAACAACGGTCACCCTATCACAGCCGCCACAGTGTCCTGctcagcccctcctcctccaatTCATGTTGCTCACAGCATTATGGTGATAGGGCTCCCTCCCCGAGGACTGAACCTCTGGGGAGTCCTGACCCGAATATGCTTGGTTTTCATGGACCTTGCAGCCCAGGCTCTGTCCATATGAACGGTGATCGTTTTACCCATCTCTCACCACCCAGGATCCTGCACCACGGCTCGCCTTCGGCCTCCCAGCCCTTGTGTGCCATGTCAGGAAGGACTAATGTACCAAATTCCCCTGTCGTCAATGCCAAAAGCCTCAATATGCAGCCCTCCTGCAGCTTCCCCCACGACTTTCAACACAAGCCCCAGCCTGCATGCCACCCACAGTCGCACTTTTCCCTGTCTCAGCTCCCTCCCTGCATCCTGCAGAAAAAGCAGATGACCTCTGAGAAGGACCCTCTTGGTATCCTGGACCCAATTCCAAGCAAGGCTCCTAGCCAGGGTCCCTTAGTGCCAAACATATCTGGCCTCCAACACAATGCCCAATCTCAGGTACCACCAATGAATGTAAACATCCCCCCTGCCAGTGTCCCTTTGCCCAGCAACCTGCCCTTGCCAACTGGGAAGTCTGGACCTGTTGGGCATGGCCATAGGGTCCAGCACCACCCTATCCTGTCATCCGCCTCATCCTCACCTATCATGTCCCCAGCACATATGGCTGGGCCTGTCCTCGCCAAGGTGGAGTCACCCCACCGCTCACGTTGCTTATCCACTTCTTCTGAACATGGTAGTTTTGCTCACTCCACGAGGGGGCTCCAGGTTCCTTGTGGGGGTTCAAAGCCACTTCCCCGGTCCTCTCAGGCCTCCTCGGGGTCCCCTCGACCTGCAATGCCACAAGGTTCTGCATATAAGATGGGCAACCTCCATCACTTGAACGATACCCCCAACCAACTGCCAGGGGGGATGAACATTGGTCTAAGCAGGCATCCCAACTCCATGTACCGTCCAGCTCCCGGATCTGATAGTATCCTTCAAAAGAATCACTCGGTAGGAATGCCCCTCAACCAGATGTTAGATCAGCAGAATCCTGCTTCCTTCCCAGCAAGTAGTCTTCTTTCAGCAGCAGCGAAAGCACAGCTAGTTAATCAAAACAAACATACCGACAGCACATTGGGTGCAGACGCAGAGGCTCGCAGTGGCAGCAGTTTGGGACACCCAGGGCTAGttggtggaggaagaggtgggaACCTAGATGGACACAGCACTTTAAACCAGAGACATCTACCTAATCCTGGGCCGTTGGCGAGCGAATTTCAAAGCGGAAGAGCAGCACTAAGAGACAAACTCATGGGTATGGTTCAGCAAAGAGAGGCAAACCGCAAGCGCAAACTGTCCAGTGATGGCAGCAGTGGTGGCATCAACAATGACAGGGCTTTCGACGTGCTCAAGCATCCGATGGGTGGCTCTGGGTCTAGTTCATCTAGCTTTCCAGAGACTTTGAGGAGAATGTTGCAGCAGGGTTGTTTGCCCCCAAACACCTCAATGGCCCAGCTACTCCAGTCCATGAGCCACCAAAGTGCCCACAATGGGCCAAGCCACGTGGGCCAAAGCCCGGCCAAATCTGGCAAATCTCCCTTCTTGGAGGAAGCTTTGCCTCAGATGTCGACTTTGCAGCAGAGCTTGCAGGGGCATCAAATCCAGGCCAGAGCGAAGATCCGTGGCTTCCAGAACATGAACAGTGATGGTCAGATTTCAGGCCAGGATCTAAACATGGAGCAGTTCAACAGGCCAATAAATCAAATGCAGGACCCCACCTTAACTGGAAACTTTGGGGTGTTGGGTTACAATGGTGGACAACATGCAGCCATGGGGTCGATGCAGGGAAACCCAAACCctcaccagcagcagcagtttgGACTTCATCAGAAACCATCCCAGGCGCAAGGCAACCCCCACTTcagaggcagggcaggattgCCTCCCATGATGTCCAATGGCGGGGTCCAAGCCCTCTCTGAGTCAG GTGAGGTCAGTAGTTCTCTGAGCTGTGAGCTGAGGCAGGCCCGAGAGGAGAGTCTTCACTCTCTCATCAGGAACAGCCAGGCCCATACACTGCAACAACAGAGACTGCAACCACTTGTTCAGGGCCAACATCAGGGTCTGACCCAGGGTCCTGGTCAGCACTACATGCAGGGCCAGCAGCAGCACAGATTCCAGTGCCAAGTCTCCCACTCTGATGCCCCTCTCCCTGATGATGCCTCCTCCAACCCCATGAACAGCCTCCTTCAGAGCTTCCAG GTGGATTTGCCTGAGACGATTCCACTGCCAAACAGAACTATTATGAGTCGACTGGGGATGATGTCCATGTCCCAACCCGGTGCCCCTTGTCACCAGAAGGGTCATAAAGAATACCAGGCTGCCGAGGACCTTCCAGGTGGCGGGGGAGAAGTTATTGATACCATCCACAGGGCAGCGATGGGCACAGCCAGCAAGAGCACGTTTAATGTCATCACATCATCAGGTGCTAGCGGTACCTTCGCTGCTTCTGTTGTTGGCGAGCCTGTCGACCTCTCCCATGCGGTTAACTCTGTCATTCATGGCCCCCTTCGCTCATATCAGGAGCCAGTGCCAGAGCCCCGACACCAACCGAAGGTGGGTCGGCCACGCAAGAAGACCCCTGAAAGGAACAACAGCTTCTCTCCTGTTGCTATGGAAGCTCCTGCCAGATTCTGCTCGCCGCGACATGGAGCCCAGAGAAGACAATGGGATGGGCAGGCGGAGGGCCAGGAGCAGGCTGGTCTGTGGCGTAATGATGAGCTCCTCCAACCGTTTTCCTTAGACCAGAGCAGAAACGGCACCTACCCAGAGAGGCCCAAAAGTCAGGCCCAGGTCCACTTTGGCCCTCAGGACCAAACAACACTGCACTTCCCCAGTGACTTGTATGCCCATATGAACGGCAACGGTAGGGTCCTCACCTCGGGAAGACTACATTCCAGACACCCCAGCCTGTCCCCTGGTTCTTCCTCTGTCCCACCAGAGGGCCTTTTTACCAAGGATTACAGCCACTACAACGAACATCTGAACGGCCAACTCAATGGGAACCACTACAATGGGCATTACAATGGGCACCTGAACGGGAGCCTGAGCGGCGAGGAAGACCTGAGGCCTGGGGACTCTCCCTCCTCCAGTGAGGGGCTCCCGCTCCACCACAGGCCCAGAACTCCGGCCCACTACCCGGGGGATCTACTCTGGGGCCAGGGCAAAGGCTTCCCTCCATGGCCAAGCAAGATTGGGAGCGAGGGGCACATGTACTCCCCTGGGATGGTGAATGACATGCAGGGAAAG GTAGAGTCAGAGAAGTTCCAGAGGACACTAACAGAGGATCTGGACACACTACATAAAGCAAACAAGATAACTAGAAA TGGTCGAAAATGGAATAACCACCTAGAGGCTGCTATACAGGAGGCTATGTGTGAGCTGGATAAGATGACAGGCAAT atatcacagagagacagacaagtcaAGACCACTAAACCCAAGAGGAGGAAGATCTCCAGATGA